The following nucleotide sequence is from Salvia splendens isolate huo1 chromosome 2, SspV2, whole genome shotgun sequence.
TTATCACTACGGTGCTTTCTCTACAGGTTTTCCCACACTTGCCTAGAGGTGTTTACAACTGAGTATACattatacaaactatcatctaaagcatttagaataaagtttttacaaaggtaatctcctttGCGCCATGCATCATAGTGGGCCATGACCTCGATGTTCGTCTCTTGGtcacttggcgcgggcggctcgtctTCTGTGAGGAAGTTcacgacgcccaatgttgtcaagtagaacatcTTTTGGTGCCACCTCTTGAAGTCCGAACCTCCAAACTTTGGCGGCTTCTCGgtgggtggcatcattcttAGTGCCATTGGTGCCTATCCCGCTGCCCCCGTAGGAGCCAACAGTTGGGTTGGGCATAAACCCCCCAGgttcgtgttgggcatagtgtcccccacattcgtgttgatccgaaagatccaacactagtattgagcctgaaggcaccaacactcgtccattaaaggatccgaaggaaccactaaaagtggaaccaaccgaaccatcgaatgtggaaccagtggacgccccaaaAGGGTTGTCCGAAACCCATGGGACAGTTGATGAGGCGGCTGGGAAGCCAGGGGTCGGCATCATCGAGATGGTGGATGCATTGGCAGATGCACCGGCTGATGGAGTGGAGAAAGGGACGGCGGCGTTGGTGGCCGGAACAGTGGACGCGGCGGTGGCCGGAGTGGTGGCAGCGGTGGTGTTGACGTTGGTCGACATTTCCAGTAAAGGATTAAGTTTCGAAGGTTTTTATTTCGTTTTCTTAAAGTCTAAGGTCTTCTGTAGTcgatatctcgtcttgcgattgttagagatataactataaaaatactaaccgggcgtaatacaacccgagagaagattgaagaaaagaaaaacagaaacgaaaattacaataagaaattcgaaactgtaaagatgaacttagccgagtcgatgaaggcctctttccgcaagacgagatacgccccggtagtgttctcggttttggcgcgtcgtccccaaagataaaacggctacgtcttgttcgttgcaacaccgcagttggaacgagctccggcgaactggaagaggaagaaggcagagcttcgaaaagactatgcagagaggaAGTATTCTTGTGATATTCAGTGTGTGAAATGcagtggaatgactagcctatttataggccaagccatgaaggctcatcatggctcattcgtaaccgtcggcggttacaagcttgtggcaggagtgtgcctttcgcgtgtggagcatgtggatttctcacgtggattgtgccacgcttgacgatgtgtcaaacCACTTGGATTGttgactcagcggtggtctaaaaagattactacgggtccagacccgagcccaaagaccacccaaagatcAATTGCCAAGATCGAGCCCGAGGCCCGCGAGCACGAGCATGGCACGGGCGGGCgccggcgcgcgcgtgtgcgcgtgtgggctctttcacccatcttggtccactataattattaagtaacattaagtcacttaatttaagcacattaaaagatgtgtcacttctcctatgtgggataattaacactagttaattattccctaagctcaaactccaagctttagttaaaagctaattatgcccaactttaatccactatttctcactcaccggaaattggatttgagaaagtgaatatactacatttatctacgtaaaatgtagagcgacgctatatcatttaatttcacaaaattagatgtctcgtctcatttattatttggtcaaataCCATTGACCGAgcatattttattccatgatttctacattACCTACATGCAGTTATAAAAGAGACGTTACGCCTGTTCCGGGTGGGACCGATGCTTGTCCCACACGAGTCGTCAGCTGGTTGCACGGTGCCTAGCGGGACAATGTTGCTTGTGAATACGTGGGCCATATACAGAGGGATCCTAAGGTGGGAGGATCCGATGAAATTTAAGCCCGAGAGATTGTTTGACTTAGAAGGGAAGAAAGAAGGATCGTTTGTGATGATGCCGTTTGGATATGGGAGGAGAGGCTGCCCTGGTGAGAACATGGTGTTGCGCGTAGTAGGCCTAGTCCTGGCATCGCTCATTCAATGCTTTGAATGGGAGCGCCTTGATTGGGAGATGGATCGGGGCTTACGATGCCCAAGGCTCAACCGCTCGTAGCGAGATGTAGGCCACGGGCAACGGAATTGCTTCAGCACATTTGAGCAAATATGTTTATACTTTCTATAGAAAATAGTTTATAGTTTGTTTATACTAGCAAAATGTGTTTGCCTAGATTTATGGATGTAGCCAATACTCTGTAATTATGTGGTTATGAATTACTAACATAGAATTTGGCATATTTAAGCAGCTTTAAACTAGAGTATCAATAAATTAATCTTTAAAAGGTCTACTAGTAAATTAAGGTACAGTAAACCATCCAAGTACATAATACTGATATTATTTTGTGCATATACTTTAGCCAACAGGATTATGTAAGTATCCATTTAAAACACAGTCTGTAgcaagtttatttatttatattctc
It contains:
- the LOC121779853 gene encoding cytochrome P450 81D11-like, which encodes MVDALADAPADGVEKGTAALVAGTVDAAVAGVVAAVVLTLVDISSKGLSFEVIKETLRLFRVGPMLVPHESSAGCTVPSGTMLLVNTWAIYRGILRWEDPMKFKPERLFDLEGKKEGSFVMMPFGYGRRGCPGENMVLRVVGLVLASLIQCFEWERLDWEMDRGLRCPRLNRS